One genomic window of Misgurnus anguillicaudatus chromosome 12, ASM2758022v2, whole genome shotgun sequence includes the following:
- the smfn gene encoding small fragment nuclease has product MRAHMWRAVSVSGFRVLTGAYVSSQRLRRYPPVSLFSPCASVLSRGLMSTRSDTKKMSQLMTQRMVWVDLEMTGLDIDKDEIIEMACIITDSDLNIIAEGPNLIINQPDDLLDGMSDWCKEHHGDSGLTQAVRNSDITLQQAEYEFLSFIRQHTPPGQCPLAGNSVHADKKFLDKYMPQFMRHLHYRIIDVSTIKELCRRWYPDEYKLAPQKKASHRALEDIQESIRELKFYRANVFKTVLEEKKRKIVENGEQKSVK; this is encoded by the exons ATGCGTGCACACATGTGGAGAGCGGTAAGTGTTTCTGGATTCAGAGTTCTTACTGGAGCGTACGTGTCATCACAGCGGCTCAGACGATACCCACCAGTGTCTCTCTTCAGTCCATGTGCCTCTGTGCTGTCCAGAGGCTTGATGTCAACCCGATCAGACACCAAGAAGATGTCACAGCTCATGACGCAGCGGATGGTCTGGGTAGATTTGGAG ATGACGGGGCTGGACATCGATAAGGATGAGATTATTGAGATGGCTTGCATCATTACAGACTCGGACCTAAACATCATTGCAGAG GGGCCAAATTTGATAATAAATCAACCCGACGATCTTCTTGACGGCATGTCAGACTGGTGCAAAGAGCATCATGGGGAT TCCGGATTGACTCAAGCAGTGAGAAACAGTGACATCACTCTCCAGCAAGCCGAGTATGAGTTCCTGTCCTTCATCCGACAGCACACGCCACCTGGCCAATGTCCTCTCGCAG GGAACTCGGTTCATGCAGATAAGAAGTTTCTGGATAAATACATGCCTCAGTTCATGCGACACCTGCACTATCGCATCATAGACGTGAGCACTATTAAGGAGCTGTGCAG ACGATGGTATCCGGACGAGTACAAGCTCGCACCACAGAAAAAAGCATCTCATag AGCATTGGAGGACATCCAGGAGAGCATTAGGGAACTGAAGTTTTACAGAGCCaatgttttcaaaactgtgttggaggagaaaaagagaaaaatagTTGAAAATGGCGAACAGAAGTCTGTGAAGTAA